A DNA window from Burkholderiales bacterium contains the following coding sequences:
- a CDS encoding elongation factor Tu, translating into EMVMPGDNVSVTVQLIAPIAMEEGLRFAIREGGRTVGAGVVAKIIE; encoded by the coding sequence GAGATGGTGATGCCGGGGGACAACGTCTCCGTCACGGTGCAGTTGATTGCCCCGATTGCGATGGAGGAGGGCTTGCGCTTTGCCATTCGCGAAGGCGGCCGCACCGTGGGCGCCGGCGTGGTGGCGAAAATTATTGAGTAA